In Haemophilus parainfluenzae, the sequence ATATTTTTTAGGGATTATCTTTTCAATTCAGGCTCTATTCTGTGGCCTTGACCTATTACCAGTATTATATGATAGATATAAATTAGGAATAAAAGAGAGCTGTGAAGAAATGACCATTAAGCTAATGAACGTCTTTTATCCATTTATTTCTTTGTTTGCTCTTTATAGCTTATACATAAGTCTATTTCCTACACAAATTATAAAAAATGAAAGTTTCTCGTATCTATCTTATCAGGAGCCAGAGACTAAAATTTCCTTGCTTAAAACAAAGGTTTATTTAATTTCAAAATATTTTGATTTATTAACATTTGATAAAAATAATGGGAGATGTCAAAACCTTACCCAATCAAAAGAAATAGATAGACTTTCGGGCAAATCATTTATCTATATTAGCAAAAAAAAAAAAAATAATGATGAAATTAGTATTGATAAAAACAAATTAGATATACCTGAAGGATTTAAAGAAAAATTTGATTTTTTTTAAAATTTTGGAAAGATCGACAATAACCATCCATTTAGGATTAGAACTTATGAAATATATAAGCCTGACTGGGAAAGATATAAATGTAATTCTATTTAAAACTTGGAGAGATTATTTATGCCAAAACTACGTTCAGCGACTAGTACTCAGGGTCGTAATATGGCAGGTGCACGTGCCTTATGGCGTGCAACAGGGATGAAAGAAAATGACTTTGGTAAACCGATTATTGCGGTGGTGAACTCGTTCACTCAATTTGTACCAGGGCATGTTCATTTAAAAGATATGGGACAATTGGTTGCAGCTGAAATTGAAAAAGCCGGCGGTGTGGCAAAAGAATTCAATACTATCGCAGTAGATGACGGTATCGCGATGGGCCACGGCGGGATGCTTTATTCCTTACCAAGCCGTGATTTAATCGCTGATAGCGTGGAATATATGGTTAATGCTCACTGTGCTGATGCGATGGTGTGTATTTCCAACTGTGACAAAATCACCCCAGGAATGTTGATGGCAGCCATGCGTTTGAACATTCCAACTATCTTCGTTTCAGGCGGCCCAATGGAAGCGGGTAAAACAAAATTATCTGATCAGCTTATTCGCTTAGACTTAGTCGATGCGATGATTGAAGCGGCAGATCCGAATGTAAGTGATGAGCGTATTGATGCGATTGAGCGCAGTGCTTGCCCAACTTGTGGTTCTTGCTCAGGGATGTTTACCGCTAACTCAATGAACTGCTTAACGGAAGCGTTAGGTTTATCTTTACCGGGCAATGGCTCGATGTTAGCGACCCATGCTGACCGCAAAGAATTATTCTTAAAAGCTGGTCGTCAAATTGTTGAACTTTGCAAACGCTATTATGAACAAGATGATGAAAGCGTATTACCTCGTTCAATTGGCACCTTTGAGGCCTTTGAAAATGCCATGAGTTTAGATATTGCAATGGGTGGTTCAAGTAATACCGTTTTACACTTATTAGCGGCTGCTCAAGAAGCTGGCGTTGATTTCAAAATGGCGGATATTGACCGCTTATCACGCGTTGTGCCTTGCTTAAGCAAAATCGCACCAAACACCAATAAATACCATATGGAAGATGTGCACCGTGCAGGTGGCATTATGGGCTTATTGGGTGAATTAGATCGCGCAGGATTAATCCACCGTAACACCAAAACTGTGTTAGGAACAACACTAGAAGAACAATTAAATCAATACGATATCATTCGTAACAAAGACGAAGAATTACACAAATTCTTCCGCGCAGGTCCTGCAGGTATTCGTACCACGCAAGCCTTCTCACAAGATTGCCGTTGGGATAGCGTAGATGATGACCGTGTAAGCGGTTGTATCCGTAACAAAGAAAATGCAATTTCTCAAGAAGGTGGCTTAGCCGTATTATTCGGTAACATCGCTAAAGACGGTTGTATCGTAAAAACGGCGGGTGTGGATGAATCGATCTGGAAATTTACTGGCCGCGCAATCGTATTTGAAAGCCAAGAAGATGCTGTATCTGGTATTTTAGGTGGTAAAGTCAAAGAAGGTCACGTTGTGATTATCCGTTACGAAGGTCCAAAAGGCGGCCCGGGTATGCAAGAAATGTTGTATCCAACCAGCTACTTAAAATCTATGGGCTTAGGTAAAAAATGTGCTTTATTGACAGATGGTCGTTTCTCTGGTGGTACCTCTGGATTATCTATTGGTCATGCCTCGCCTGAAGCGGCTTCTGGCGGTGCCATCGGTTTAGTACATGATGACGATATTATCGAAATCGACATTCCAAATCGCTCGATTAACCTTAAAATCAGCGATGAAGAATTAGCAAAACGCCGTACCGAGCAAGATGCTAAAGGCTGGCAACCTGCTCACCGTGAACGTGAAGTATCCTTTGCATTAAAAGTATTTGGTCACTTCGCTACTTCTGCGGATAAAGGGGCTGTGCGTGATAAGAGTCTATTAAAATAATCTCTAATCGCTCCTCCTCTCATAAAAGAGAGGAGGATAAAAATAAAGAAAAAATTAACCGCACTTCATCATAACAAATTAAGTATCATGAAAAATTTACTTACCAATCCTCAACCCTCTCAATCGGATTATGTTAACGCGATTGTTAAACTTGGCTCTAGAGTATATGAAGCCGCTACTGTAACCCCGCTACAAAAAATGGGGAAATTATCTGACCGTCTGCATAATAATATTTGGATTAAACGTGAAGACCGCCAGCCAGTAAATAGCTTTAAGCTGCGTGGTGCTTATGCAATGATTTCTAGCCTTTCTGATGAACAAAAACAGGCTGGTGTTATTGCTGCTTCTGCGGGCAATCATGCGCAAGGCGTAGCATTATCAGCGAAACAACTCGGGCTAAAAGCATTGATCATTATGCCACAAAACACACCAAGCATTAAAGTGGATGCTGTCCGTGGATTTGGTGGCGAAGTGTTGCTACACGGAGCTAATTTTGATGAAGCCAAAGCCAAAGCTATTGAGCTTTCAAAATCTAAACATATGACATTTATTCCGCCGTTTGATCATCCATTGGTGATCGCGGGTCAAGGCACGTTGGCAATGGAAATGCTGCAACAAGTGGCTGATTTGGATTATGTCTTTGTGCAAGTTGGTGGTGGTGGCCTTGCGGCTGGCGTAGCCATTTTACTCAAACAATTTATGCCGGAAATTAAAGTGATCGGTGTCGAGTCCAAAGATTCAGCCTGTTTGAATGCCGCTTTAGAAAAAGGTGAACCTACAGATTTAGCTCACGTTGCTCTATTTGCTGACGGTGTAGCAGTAAAACGCATTGGTGATGAGACATTCCGTTTATGCCAGAAATATTTAGATGGAATGGTGTTGGTGGATAGCGATGAAGTTTGTGCCGCAATGAAAGATTTATTCGAAAATGTGCGTGCGGTATCAGAACCATCTGGTGCATTAGGTTTAGCCGGTCTGAAAAAATACGTCAAACAGCACAATATTCAAGGCAAAAACATGGCAGCGATTTTATCTGGTGCTAACCTAAACTTCCATACATTACGTTATGTTTCAGAGCGTTGCGAAATTGGTGAAAACCGTGAAGCTTTATTGGCTGTAACTATGCCTGAACAACCTGGCAGTTTCTTAAAATTTGCCCATGTCATCGGTAATCGTGCAGTAACAGAATTTAGTTATCGTTATGCAGATAACCAAAAAGCTTGCATTTTTGTTGGTGTGCGAACGACTAATGAAGCAGAAAAAGCAGACATTATTGCTGATTTAACGAAAAACGGTTTTGATGTTGAAGATATGTCTGATGACGACATTGCTAAAACACACATTCGTTACTTGATGGGCGGACGCGTTTCAAACCGTAATGAGCGACTTTATAGCTTTGAATTCCCAGAACAAAAAGGGGCTCTACTGAAATTCTTAGAAATATTAGGTAAACGTTGGAATATTTCATTGTTCCACTATCGTGCGCATGGTGCCGATTACGGTAATATCCTTGCAGCATTCCAATTAGAAGAAAAAGATAACGCAGAATTTGAGCAAGCTTTAACACAACTCGGCTATGTTTATGAAGATGTAAGTGAAAGTAAAGCTTATCGATATTTCTTAAGATAGAAATAGATAGAAATAAAAAGAGCGGTCAAAATGACCGCTCTTTTTTATTATCATAAACTTATCGTTTTGATTTAACGAGTTTTTCAGTAAGCTCATAAGCACGAAGTTTCGCTAACTCTCTAGAAAGTTTCGCTACAAGAAGCTCATAATCCACATCAGAAATGTGAGCCACAATATTTTCTTCAGCTTTGCGTTTTGCTTCAAGAATACGATCTGCATCTAACTCGCTACCGCGAATTGCAACATCGGCAAGCACAGTCACTACTTTAGGTTGAACTTCTAAGAAGCCGCCTGAAACATAGATAACTTCTTCTTTGCCATCTTCAAGGGTGAATTTAACAATCCCCGGCTTAATAGCCGTCATTAAAGGGGTGTGGTTTGGTAAAATACCAAGTTCACCTTCCACACCTGTTGCTTGGATTTGTTTCACAGCACCTTCAAAGATTTTTCGCTCTGCGCTGACTATTATTAGGTTAAATGTCGCCATTTTTGTTCTCCTTCAAATGACTTGAAGCGATTACATATTTTTGGCTTTTTCTAGCGCTTCGTCGATTGTACCGACCATGTAGAACGCTTGTTCTGGAATATGGTCGTATTCGCCGTCTAAAATACCTTTAAAGCCGCGGATAGTTTCTTTTAAAGAAACGTATTTACCTGGTGTACCGTTGAATACTTCAGCAACGAAGAACGGTTGTGATAAGAAACGTTCAATTTTACGTGCACGTGCTACCACTAATTTATCTTCTTCAGATAATTCGTCCATACCAAGAATTGCGATGATATCTTTCAATTCTTTATAACGTTGTAAGATACCTTGTACGCCGCGCGCTACATCATAGTGCTCTTGACCGATAACAAGTGGGTCTAATTGGCGTGAGGTTGAATCTAATGGGTCAACCGCAGGGTAAATACCTAAAGACGCAATTTGACGACTTAATACAACTGTTGAGTCTAAGTGCGCGAACGTTGTTGCTGGAGATGGGTCAGTTAAGTCATCCGCAGGTACGTATACCGCTTGTACAGAGGTGATAGAACCTGTTTTGGTTGAAGTGATACGTTCTTGTAGTACACCCATTTCTTCTGCTAATGTAGGTTGGTAACCTACCGCAGATGGCATACGACCTAATAACGCAGATACTTCAGTACCAGCAAGGGTATAACGATAGATATTATCCACGAAGAATAATACATCACGACCTTCATCACGGAATTTTTCAGCCATAGTTAAACCGGTTAACGCAACACGTAAACGGTTACCTGGTGGCTCATTCATTTGTCCGTAAACTAATGATACTTTATCTAATACGTTAGAATCTTTCATTTCATGATAGAAGTCGTTACCTTCACGAGTACGTTCACCTACACCCGCAAATACGGAGTAACCTGAGTGCTCGATCGCGATGTTACGGATTAATTCCATCATGTTAACGGTTTTACCTACACCCGCACCACCGAATAGACCTACTTTACCACCTTTTGCGAATGGACAAATTAAGTCGATAACTTTGATACCAGTTTCTAGTAATTCCGTACTGTTAGATTGTTCTTCATAGCTTGGTGCTGGACGATGGATAGCCCAATTTTCTTCCGCGCCAATATCACCTTGCTCATCGATTGGTTCACCCAATACGTTCATGATACGACCTAAAGTTTTTGTACCTACTGGAACTTGAATTGGGTTACCAGTGTTTTCTACTTTTAAGCCACGTTTTAAGCCGTCAGATGTACCTAATGCGATACAGCGAACTACACCGCCACCTAATTGTTGTTGAACTTCAAGGGTTAAACCTGATTCAACTTTTAATGCATCGTAAACTTTTGGTACTGCATCTTGTGGGAATTCAACGTCAATCACCGCACCGATGATTTGTACAATTTTTCCTGCTGACATTACCGTTCCTCTTTTATTAAATCGCTGCCGCGCCGGCGACGATTTCGTTTAATTCATTTGTAATACTTGCTTGACGAGCTTTATTGTAAACTAATCGCAAGTCATTGATTAAATTACCTGCATTATCAGTTGCCGCTTTCATTGCTACCATTCTAGCAGCTTGCTCGGAAGCAAGGTTATCTACCACAGATTGATACACTTGTGATTCCAAATAACGAGTAAGCAAACTGTCTAATAAGACTTTTGGCTCTGGCTCGTAAAGGTAATCCCAGGTGCTTTGTCTTTGCTCTAAATTATCGGTTTCTAATGCCGGTAATGGTATTAATTGTTGATAAACGGTTTTTTGTGCCATTGTATTAACGAATTTATTGTAGGCAATATAAACTGCATCTACTTTGCCGTCTTTATAGACATCAAACATGTCGTTTGCGACCCCGATTAAATCTTCCATTGCCGGATTATCACCCAAACCGGAAAGTTGTGCACGAACAGGTAATCCTAATGAGCGGAAAAAGCTGATACCTTTTGAGCCAATTAAGCCCAATTCAACAGTAACACCTTTATCTTTCCATTGTTTGATTTCTGTCATCACAGTTTTAAACAAGTTAATGTTCAAACCGCCACACATTCCGCGGTCAGTCGAGACCACTAAGATCCCGACTCTTTTTACTTCGCGTTGAATTAAAAATGGGTGTTTATAACCAACAGTTGCTTTAGAGACGTGGCTGATAACATTTCGTATTGTTTCAGAATACGGACGAGAAGCAGCCATACGATCTTGCGTTTTACGCATTTTCGAGGTTGCCACCATTTCCATTGCCTTAGTAATTTTTTGTGTACTTTGTACACTGGCAATTTTGGTTTTTATCTCTTTTGCACCTGCCATCTTATTTCTCCGTTACTTTTACCACGCGCTGTTGGCTTTAAAGTTATCCAAAATCGCTTTCAATGATGCTTTAACTTCATCATTGTAGTTACCGGTTTTGGTCAATTCAGCCATAAACTCGCTGTGGTTACGGCGAGCATAATCTAAAAGTGCGGCTTCAAAATTTGCAATTTTTTGCAATTCCACATCTTCTAAATAGCCAAACTCAACCGCGAAAAGCAACACAGATTGGTCTGCTACGCTAAGCGGTACATATTGTTTTTGTTTCAATAATTCAGTGACTTTTTCACCGTGAGAAAGTTGTTTACGGGTTGCATCATCAAGGTCAGATGCGAACTGAGCAAATGCCGCTAATTCACGATATTGAGCCAATGCAGTACGGATACCACCAGCTAATTTTTTCACTACTTTAGTTTGTGCAGAACCACCCACACGAGATACCGAAATACCAGGGTTTACCGCAGGACGAATACCAGCATTAAATAAGTTAGATTCTAAGAAAATCTGACCATCGGTAATCGAAATTACGTTGGTTGGAACGAATGCAGAAACGTCACCCGCTTGAGTTTCAATAATAGGAAGAGCGGTTAAAGAACCTGTTTTTCCTTTTACTGCGCCTTGAGTAAATTTCTCTACGTATTCTTCATTTACACGTGCTGCACGTTCAAGTAAACGTGAGTGTAAGTAGAATACGTCACCTGGATATGCTTCACGACCTGGTGGACGACGTAATAATAATGAAATTTGACGATAAGCAACGGCTTGTTTTGATAAGTCATCATAAACAATTAACGCATCTTCACCGCGATCACGGAAATATTCACCCATTGCACAACCTGAGTAAGGTGCAAGGTATTGTAATGCCGCTGATTCAGACGCTGACGCTGCAACAACGATAGTATTTTCAAGCGCACCATGTTCTTCTAATTTACGTACTACGTTTGCGATAGTCGAAGCTTTTTGGCCGATCGCAACATAGATACATTTAATACCTGAATCACGTTGGTTGATGATTGCGTCGATTGCTAATGCTGTTTTACCTGTTTGACGGTCACCGATGATTAACTCACGTTGACCACGACCGATTGGCACCATTGAGTCAACCGCTTTATAACCAGTTTGTACTGGTTGATCAACAGATTTACGATCGATAACACCTGGCGCAATAACTTCAACAGGAGAGAAACCATCGTTTTCAATTTCGCCTTTGCCATCGATTGGTTGACCAAGTGTGTTTACCACACGCCCTAATAAACCACGACCAACTGGTACTTCAAGAATACGGCCAGTACATTGTACTTCCATACCTTCCGCTAAGTCTGCGTAAGGACCCATTACTACCGCACCAACAGAATCACGTTCAAGGTTAAGTGCCATTGCGTAACGGTTGCCTGGTAAGGCGATCATTTCGCCTTGCATCACATCGCTTAAACCGTGAACACGAATAATCCCATCACTTACAGAAACAATTGTCCCTGTATTACGGGCTTCGCTCACCACGTCGAATTGAGCGATGCGTTTTTTAATCAATTCACTAATTTCAGTTGAATTTAGTTGCATCTTGTATTCCTCTTATAATTGCAACTCATTTGCGAGACGAGCAAGTTGCCCACGGCTACTTCCGTCAATCACAAAGTCTTCAGTACGAATAACCACACCGGCAATCAGTGAGCTATCTACGTTGCAATTTAATTTTACTTTGCGAGCTAATCTCTTTTCCATTGCAGCTGCAATTTTTTCGATTTGTGTTGCATTCAATGGTTGTGCGGAAGTTACTTCAACTTCTGCAATAGCTTGGTGTTCTTCTACATAATGTTTAAATTCTTCAAACACGGTAGGAATCGCACTCAAACGCTTATTTTCAGCCATTAACCGAATAAGATTTTGCCCATATTGATCCAATTGTTCGCCACAAATAGAAATTACTGTATTAGCTAATTTCTGTGCAGAAAGAGAACTACTTAAGTAAGCTTTTACCGTTTCATCTTCAGCTACGGCAGCAGCAAAACCTAACATTTCAGTCCATTTTTCGACCGCACTTTGTTCAATGGCAAAGTCGAATGCAGCTTTTGCATAAGGGCGAGCTATTGTAGTTAATTCTGACATAAGCTAAGCCTCTTATAACTCTGCAACTAATTTATCAATAATGTCATTGTTTGCCGCTTCATCAATAGAACGACCCACAATTTTCTCAGCACCAGCCACTGCTAATGAAGCCACTTTAACACGTAATTCTTCTTGAACACGTTTACGTTCTGCTTCTACTTCAGCATAACCTTGAGCAATAATTTTTGCTTTCAGTTCTTCGGCTTCTGCCTTCACTTCGTCTAACACTTCATTGCGACGTTTATTAGCAGCATCTAAAATATCTTGAGCTTGTACTTTTGCAGATAAAAGTTCTTGTTCCACAAGATTTTTAGTATCTGCTTGCTCTTTTTTCGCTGCTTCAGCTGACGCTAACGCGTTCGCAATTTGGCTTTGACGTGTTTCAATCGCATTAATAATTGGTGGCCAAACAAACTTCATGCAGAACCACACGAAAAGTGCGAACGCAATAAGTTGACCAATCAATGTTGCATTTAAATTCACAACG encodes:
- the ilvD gene encoding dihydroxy-acid dehydratase, with the protein product MPKLRSATSTQGRNMAGARALWRATGMKENDFGKPIIAVVNSFTQFVPGHVHLKDMGQLVAAEIEKAGGVAKEFNTIAVDDGIAMGHGGMLYSLPSRDLIADSVEYMVNAHCADAMVCISNCDKITPGMLMAAMRLNIPTIFVSGGPMEAGKTKLSDQLIRLDLVDAMIEAADPNVSDERIDAIERSACPTCGSCSGMFTANSMNCLTEALGLSLPGNGSMLATHADRKELFLKAGRQIVELCKRYYEQDDESVLPRSIGTFEAFENAMSLDIAMGGSSNTVLHLLAAAQEAGVDFKMADIDRLSRVVPCLSKIAPNTNKYHMEDVHRAGGIMGLLGELDRAGLIHRNTKTVLGTTLEEQLNQYDIIRNKDEELHKFFRAGPAGIRTTQAFSQDCRWDSVDDDRVSGCIRNKENAISQEGGLAVLFGNIAKDGCIVKTAGVDESIWKFTGRAIVFESQEDAVSGILGGKVKEGHVVIIRYEGPKGGPGMQEMLYPTSYLKSMGLGKKCALLTDGRFSGGTSGLSIGHASPEAASGGAIGLVHDDDIIEIDIPNRSINLKISDEELAKRRTEQDAKGWQPAHREREVSFALKVFGHFATSADKGAVRDKSLLK
- the ilvA gene encoding threonine ammonia-lyase, biosynthetic, which encodes MKNLLTNPQPSQSDYVNAIVKLGSRVYEAATVTPLQKMGKLSDRLHNNIWIKREDRQPVNSFKLRGAYAMISSLSDEQKQAGVIAASAGNHAQGVALSAKQLGLKALIIMPQNTPSIKVDAVRGFGGEVLLHGANFDEAKAKAIELSKSKHMTFIPPFDHPLVIAGQGTLAMEMLQQVADLDYVFVQVGGGGLAAGVAILLKQFMPEIKVIGVESKDSACLNAALEKGEPTDLAHVALFADGVAVKRIGDETFRLCQKYLDGMVLVDSDEVCAAMKDLFENVRAVSEPSGALGLAGLKKYVKQHNIQGKNMAAILSGANLNFHTLRYVSERCEIGENREALLAVTMPEQPGSFLKFAHVIGNRAVTEFSYRYADNQKACIFVGVRTTNEAEKADIIADLTKNGFDVEDMSDDDIAKTHIRYLMGGRVSNRNERLYSFEFPEQKGALLKFLEILGKRWNISLFHYRAHGADYGNILAAFQLEEKDNAEFEQALTQLGYVYEDVSESKAYRYFLR
- a CDS encoding F0F1 ATP synthase subunit epsilon; its protein translation is MATFNLIIVSAERKIFEGAVKQIQATGVEGELGILPNHTPLMTAIKPGIVKFTLEDGKEEVIYVSGGFLEVQPKVVTVLADVAIRGSELDADRILEAKRKAEENIVAHISDVDYELLVAKLSRELAKLRAYELTEKLVKSKR
- the atpD gene encoding F0F1 ATP synthase subunit beta, with product MSAGKIVQIIGAVIDVEFPQDAVPKVYDALKVESGLTLEVQQQLGGGVVRCIALGTSDGLKRGLKVENTGNPIQVPVGTKTLGRIMNVLGEPIDEQGDIGAEENWAIHRPAPSYEEQSNSTELLETGIKVIDLICPFAKGGKVGLFGGAGVGKTVNMMELIRNIAIEHSGYSVFAGVGERTREGNDFYHEMKDSNVLDKVSLVYGQMNEPPGNRLRVALTGLTMAEKFRDEGRDVLFFVDNIYRYTLAGTEVSALLGRMPSAVGYQPTLAEEMGVLQERITSTKTGSITSVQAVYVPADDLTDPSPATTFAHLDSTVVLSRQIASLGIYPAVDPLDSTSRQLDPLVIGQEHYDVARGVQGILQRYKELKDIIAILGMDELSEEDKLVVARARKIERFLSQPFFVAEVFNGTPGKYVSLKETIRGFKGILDGEYDHIPEQAFYMVGTIDEALEKAKNM
- the atpG gene encoding F0F1 ATP synthase subunit gamma, with amino-acid sequence MAGAKEIKTKIASVQSTQKITKAMEMVATSKMRKTQDRMAASRPYSETIRNVISHVSKATVGYKHPFLIQREVKRVGILVVSTDRGMCGGLNINLFKTVMTEIKQWKDKGVTVELGLIGSKGISFFRSLGLPVRAQLSGLGDNPAMEDLIGVANDMFDVYKDGKVDAVYIAYNKFVNTMAQKTVYQQLIPLPALETDNLEQRQSTWDYLYEPEPKVLLDSLLTRYLESQVYQSVVDNLASEQAARMVAMKAATDNAGNLINDLRLVYNKARQASITNELNEIVAGAAAI
- the atpA gene encoding F0F1 ATP synthase subunit alpha; this translates as MQLNSTEISELIKKRIAQFDVVSEARNTGTIVSVSDGIIRVHGLSDVMQGEMIALPGNRYAMALNLERDSVGAVVMGPYADLAEGMEVQCTGRILEVPVGRGLLGRVVNTLGQPIDGKGEIENDGFSPVEVIAPGVIDRKSVDQPVQTGYKAVDSMVPIGRGQRELIIGDRQTGKTALAIDAIINQRDSGIKCIYVAIGQKASTIANVVRKLEEHGALENTIVVAASASESAALQYLAPYSGCAMGEYFRDRGEDALIVYDDLSKQAVAYRQISLLLRRPPGREAYPGDVFYLHSRLLERAARVNEEYVEKFTQGAVKGKTGSLTALPIIETQAGDVSAFVPTNVISITDGQIFLESNLFNAGIRPAVNPGISVSRVGGSAQTKVVKKLAGGIRTALAQYRELAAFAQFASDLDDATRKQLSHGEKVTELLKQKQYVPLSVADQSVLLFAVEFGYLEDVELQKIANFEAALLDYARRNHSEFMAELTKTGNYNDEVKASLKAILDNFKANSAW
- the atpH gene encoding F0F1 ATP synthase subunit delta, whose protein sequence is MSELTTIARPYAKAAFDFAIEQSAVEKWTEMLGFAAAVAEDETVKAYLSSSLSAQKLANTVISICGEQLDQYGQNLIRLMAENKRLSAIPTVFEEFKHYVEEHQAIAEVEVTSAQPLNATQIEKIAAAMEKRLARKVKLNCNVDSSLIAGVVIRTEDFVIDGSSRGQLARLANELQL
- the atpF gene encoding F0F1 ATP synthase subunit B yields the protein MNLNATLIGQLIAFALFVWFCMKFVWPPIINAIETRQSQIANALASAEAAKKEQADTKNLVEQELLSAKVQAQDILDAANKRRNEVLDEVKAEAEELKAKIIAQGYAEVEAERKRVQEELRVKVASLAVAGAEKIVGRSIDEAANNDIIDKLVAEL